A section of the Pseudomonadota bacterium genome encodes:
- a CDS encoding peptidylprolyl isomerase has translation MFRGHVSGHVSGAAFGDTLSGYDVVEAISVVETDSSDVPVVPVIIESATQVE, from the coding sequence ATGTTTCGGGGCCATGTTTCGGGCCATGTTTCGGGGGCGGCGTTCGGCGACACGCTCTCCGGCTACGACGTCGTCGAGGCGATCTCCGTCGTCGAGACCGATTCCAGCGACGTCCCGGTCGTGCCCGTGATCATCGAGTCCGCGACGCAGGTGGAGTAG